AGGCGAGGGCGACAAGCACGCGCGCTTCGACGGGCGGGCCGAGGAATGCGGCCTCCACACGTCCGGCATCGCCGACGAGTAGCGGGCGCGTTCGCTGCGCGAGCCGTTCAGCTCGAAGAGTCTGCGGGTGCCGTAGTGTCTCAGGTTGATTCTCGCGCAGCGGAGCGATCGGTGGCCGCAGGCGGGCGGGTCGGGGCGTGCTTCTACGGTCGCCGGGTGTCCTGCCACCTGCGCGTAGGGCCCGCCGGCGCCACTTTGCCTTGCGCACGACGCGAGCTGCGGCTCCCCGAAGCCCGCCCCGCCCGCCTGCGGCAGCATGCGCACCCAAGTACGAGGGAAGCTCTGCACCGATCCTTTCCGCGCGAGAAGCGTGAGCCGCTGCGCCACCGTCGCTCGCGGAGGGGTCGCGCTTCGCAGCCGGACGCGCTCTGCGCAGAGGTTCCCGAGGGGCCGTCGGTTCGGCACGGCGAATCGGCGCGCTCGTGGATCGTCTTTGCCGCCATGCATCGCCGGCGGGTGGGTCCGGGCGTGCTTCGGGGAGCCGCAGCTCGCGTCGTGCGCAAGCCAGGGCGGCACCGGCGGGCCCTACGCGCCGGGTGGCAGGACCCCGGCGACCGTAGAAGCACGCCCGGACCCACCCGCCGGCGCATCCGCTTGCGATTCCGTGAGCTCGCGGAGCGCGTCCCGAAACTCCTCCGGCATGCGCTGCGGTCTGCCGTCTTCGCCGATCACCGCGTGCGTCGTCGAGCCTTCGACGCGGAGCTCGCCGTCCGTGCCGCGGATCTCGTACCCGATCGTGATGCGGGCGCGGCGGGTTTCGGTCACGGCCGCATGGATCGCCAGGTCCTCGTCGTAGCGCGACGGGCGGCGATAGCGGCAGGTCGTCTCGATGACTCCGAGGTAGAGGCCGCGCGCGATGTAGATCGCGAACGGATGGCCGAGTCGGCGGAAGAGCTCGGCGCGGCCGATCTCGAAGAGGCGGAAGTAGTTGCCGTAGTAGACGATCCGCATCGGGTCGCAGTCGCCGAATATGACGCGGTAACGCGCGACCTCGATCACGGCCGAGGCGGTACCATGCGACCCGTACCTTGACAACGCGCGCCTCGGATGGCCTGGTCGGCGGCCACTTCACGCAACGGAGGAGGAGAGGATGAAACGTTTCGACGTACG
The DNA window shown above is from Deltaproteobacteria bacterium and carries:
- a CDS encoding acyl-CoA thioesterase translates to MIEVARYRVIFGDCDPMRIVYYGNYFRLFEIGRAELFRRLGHPFAIYIARGLYLGVIETTCRYRRPSRYDEDLAIHAAVTETRRARITIGYEIRGTDGELRVEGSTTHAVIGEDGRPQRMPEEFRDALRELTESQADAPAGGSGRASTVAGVLPPGA